The following nucleotide sequence is from Chryseobacterium sp. CY350.
TCTGCTGTCTAGTCTGTTGTAACCTAAGTTCCAGATAATTTTTAGTGGCTCAGATAAAGTATGCTCACCTTTTAGTTGGTTTACAATTAAATCGTTGGTTTTATAAGTGGCTCTTCTAATCTGAGTTACATATCTTTCTTGCGAAACGTCGTTGTCGTAATAATCTCTGTTGTACCCACTATAGTTACCCAGCTTCTGTTCTGTGGTGTGGATGTAGTTAGATGAAAAATTAATATTATTCTTACTGTTGATTCTGTAGTTAACATTTATCAACCCTGTAGTATTTGTAGAATATTTAAATTCTTCAGAATTATCATAAATTTTATTGGGACCTGTGGTAGTATCGAAAGACCCTCCTGTAATTCCCTGGAAATAATCATAGCTATTATCAAAACCGCCATATCCAAAAATACTAAGTTTCCCTTGCTCACCGATTTTGAAATTGGTACCAAAATCAAAACTTAAAGCAGAATTAATAGGATTATTAATTTCCTGATCTTTCAGAGAAGTTGTGAAAACATAACCTCTGTTTAAAACCGCATTTTTAGATGGTTTTTCAAGAATTTTTGATCCAAAAAAGTTCGGACCATCCTGTAAGAAATAATTGTTTTTCTGAACTGAATTAAAGTTTACAGAAGATCCAAGATTCACTTTAAAATAAGGCTTTCCTGTATATACTTTCGTTACGATATCAACGTTTGCTCCAGACATATCACCCCAAAGTTTTGGGTTATATACCTTTTCCAGACCGATGAAATCGATCATATCAGTTTTAATGATACTCAGATCAATGTTTTTGTATAAAGGATCGTTTGAAGGAACCTGTAGTCCGTTGATGGTTGTAGAGTTGTTACGGTCACCAAGACCACGAATGAAAATCTGTCCGCTTCCTTCTTGTTTTTGCGAACCTGTAGCCTTAGTTACCGCCACAGAAACGTCGCCTACACCTTGTTTTTCTAGCTGTACAGAACCTACTCTTTCTATAACTTCTACAGATTTTCTCTGTACGCTGATGATATTGGCTTCACCACCTTTTTTTGTTGTACCTTGAATGATTACTCCTTCAATTTTCTTTTCTTTTTTTACGGTGTCATTTTTCTCTTGAGCGTAAAATAAAGTTCCGGATGTGGTAAGGAACAAAACAGCGATACTCAGTTTTCTAAAATTCATTTCTTTTTTACTAATTACTTTCGGTGCAAAGGAATAAAAGATTAGAGGTATAAATGGTTTAGTTAAATTTAAATTTTTCTTAACTAAATATTACGAAACAGCCTTTAATATTAAGTTTATGTGAATGAAAACTAATTATCAATCATGTTGCTTAATTTTTGTTAACTTTGAATTGTAAAAATTGAAAATGAACCAAAAAAAGATTCTATTAATTGATGATGAACTGGATATTCTCGAAATTCTTTCATACAATTTAGAAAAAGAAGGCTACGATATATATACTGCCACAAATGGTAACGAAGGTATAGAAAAAGCCAAAGAGATTATTCCGGATCTTATCTTATTAGATGTCATGATGCCCGAAAAAGACGGCATCGAAACTTGCCAGGAGCTGCGCAAAGTAAAAGAACTTCAAAAAAGTCTTATCGTTTTTCTATCCGCTCGAAGCGAAGAGTTTTCTCAGCTTGCAGGTTTTCAGGCAGGAGCAAACGATTACATTGTGAAGCTGATTAAACCGAAAATTTTAATTTCTAAAGTAAATGCTTTATTGCAGCTGACTTCTCAAGTTTCGGATAATGCAAAACTGATCGAGGTAGGAGATTTAATTATTGATAAAGATAATTTCAGAGTTTCGAAAAGCGGCCAGCAGTTTTTACTTCCGAAAAAAGAATTTGATCTGCTTTATCTTTTAGCTTCAAATACCGAAAAAGTTTTTAAAAGAGAAGAAATTCTTGAAAAAGTTTGGGGTAATGATGTTATTGTAGGCGAAAGAACGATTGATGTGCACATCAGAAGATTGAGAGAAAAACTTGGCATCAACACCATTCAGACTCTTAAAGGAATAGGATATAAGCTGATTGTTTAATTCAGAATTCCTATCTTTACTTATAACCCCTAAATTTTGTAAAATTGAAATTTTACAGACTCAGTTTCATCTCCGCTTGTCTTTTGACTTTGGTGATGCTTATTTTAGTCATCATATTTGATGCTCTGCATGACCGCTATTACCATAATTCGTTTTTCATAAGCGGAATAGCGGTAAGCGTGCTTATCATGTTTGTGATTAATTACATTGTTCTAGAGCTGCTATTTAATTATTACGCCAAAAAGCAGGTAAGAAATATTTCTAAAATTTTACCCGAAGAGATTGTTTACGACAATCAGGAAAATATTACCTTGAAAGAACTTGGTGAAAGATTTTCTGATTTTAACCAACAGAAAGTTACCGAAATGGAGGTAATGAAAAAAATGGAAAGTTATCGTAAAGAATATATCGGAAACGTATCTCACGAACTCAAAACACCATTATTTTCCATCCAGGGATATGTTGAGACATTAAGTGAAGGTGGGGTGGAAAACCTGAATATAAGAGACAAATATCTTGAAAGAATAGGTATTTCGGTTGAACGCCTTATCGCTATCGTTAATGATCTTGATATGATCAACAGGCTGGAGTCTGGTGAGATTAATCTTACCGTTTCGAAGTTTGACGTTAATATTCTTGTGAAAGAAATTTTTGACCTTCTTGATCTGGAAGCCGAAAAAAACAATACCGTCTTACAGCTGCAGACTTTACACAGCCAGATTTTTGTGGAAGCCGATAAACAGAAAATTTCGCAGGTTTTTATTAATTTGATCTCAAATGCCATACATTATGCCAACCGACAGGAAGCAAAAGTGGTGGTAAAAACCAGCGTCTTAAGAAACAAAGTTCTTATTGAAGTCATCGACAATGGTATGGGAATTAAAGAAGAACTTCTTCCAAGGATATTTGAACGATTTTACCGTGTGGAAACCAGCAGAAGCAGGAGACAGGGAGGTTCTGGTCTCGGCCTCGCGATTGTGAAGCATATTCTGGAAGCTCATAATGAAAACATTACCGTAGAAAGTGTATATTTGGAAGGAACTAAATTTAGTTTCATGCTCGAAAAAAGCAAATAGACTGTTGGAATGTAAGCAAAAAAAAATTCTAAAAAATTAGTAAATATTCTTTTCTAAAATTTCATTTATTATATATTTGCAACAGAAATTGATCAATTAGAATAAGGCAAAAATAGAAATTGGAATAGTAGTATGGTTTACAAAATCCGTGTAATATTAGATACAAAAGAAGATATTTTCCGTGATGTTGAGATTAAAGGAAAACAAACGCTCTGGAACCTTCATTTAGGAATCAAAAGTGCTTTCAACCTTAGCGGTGATGAGCTTTCTACCTTTAATCTCCTTGAAGAAGACGGCACCATTGTGAAAAGTGTTCCGTTGGAAGATATGAGTGATGAAGGTGATGGCGAGATAATGTCAGACGTTTACATCGATGAAGCATTTGAAACCGCTGGTGACAAAGCGCAGTTCCAGTATGGTTTATTAGATCTTTGGGAATTTTTCTGTGAACTTGTAGAAGTTATCGATGAGACAAAGGGTGTAAATTACCCGATTACAGTCTACAGATTCGGGAATGCTCCTTTGAAAGCCCCTAGCAAAAGTGGAGGCGCAGGTTCTAAAAACAAAAAATCAGCAATGCCTTTGATGGATGATGATTTTGGTTTTGAAGAAGATTTTGCTGTCGGAGGAAACAGTTTTGCTGACGAAGATGATGACAACTTTGACGATGACGAAGAAGATGACTACAACGATGACGTTTTCGATGATGAAGACGACAGCGACGATGATAGAATCTAAAAAATATAAACCCTGAATTTAAAATTCAGGGTTTTTTATTAAGAAAAGTAATAATTATTTTAAATAACTAATAACTAATAATTAATAATTAATAATTAATAATTAATAATTAATAATTAATAATTAATAATTGTTTAACTATATTTAATCGACTTCACCGGAGAAATTTTGCTGATCAGATAACTCGGAATAATTAATGCCAGTCCGGAAATCAATAAAATACCGGCTGAGATTGAAAGAATCACGATAGGGTTCAAATCTACCGGAACGGTGCTCACATAATAGTTTTCTGGATTTAATTTAATGATTCCGAAAAATTTCTGAATCAATAGAAGTCCTAGACCAATCGCATTTCCGTAAAGCAATCCCGGAACCATTATGATCAACGTATAATTAATAAAAGTTGCACGAATCTGCGCGTTTGTGGCGCCTAAAGTTTTCAGTAAACCAATAGAGTTCGTACGCTCAATAATCAAAATAAGAAGAACCATAATGATGTTGATGATCACTACAATCAGCATTATAGAGATGATTAAAGCTATGTTTACATCAAAAATACTAATCCAGTCATTGATCTGAGGGAATTTTTCAGTTGCTTTCTCAGCGTAATTTTTATAGCCGATCAGTTTATCGATTTGAGAAGAATCTTTATCGATATCGTTCACGTTTTTGAAGAAAATATCTATACCGCCAACATCTTCAGGAGTCATATCCTGAATTTTCCGAACCTGATTGATGTCGCCCATTACAAACTGATCATCAATCATTTTAATATCGGTTTTATAAATTCCGACAACCTGAAATTTTCTGTAGATCTGTTTCTGATCTTCCTTCGCAAAAACGGTTACAATGCTGTCATTAACTTTCAGATGAAGGTCGTGTGCAATTTTTTCTGATATAGTGATTGCATTGCTGTAGCCATCTTCAGTAATTTTCGGTGTTTTTCCTGAGATGAGGAATTTCTTAAATCTTAAACTGTCAAAATCTTTTCCTACACCTTTAAATATAATTCCTGCAAAGCTGTGTTCGTTACGCATAATTCCCGTTACCATTGAGTATTTCTGTACACTTTCTACATCCTCAAGTTCTTTCAGTTTTTTAATATTTAAACCTTCTTTGTCTAATACAGAAGTGTTATAAGAAGAGTTAGAGCGGGTAGATTTTACGGTAATATGACCACTAAAATCTGCCAGTCTCTCTTTGATAGCTTTTTTTGAGCCGAACCCTGTGGAGACAGTAATTAATGAAACAATAATTCCCAAGGCCACAGAAAGTCTGCCAATGAAGATGATCACCCGAGAAAGGTTATTTTTGTTATCTTTGGAAAACGCTATTTTTCTAGAGAAATATAAAGGAAATTTCAAGCTTATGAATTTAGATTTCAAAATTAAAACTTTAGTTCTTATTTGCCTAATTTTTTTAGGAGTATTCAGCCCATATTATTCTCAGATTCAAGATAAGGATTGTTTCAAAACGGGTGCAGACAGACCTGAGTTATATTTGCCACTATTGAAAGGGAAAAATATCGGAATCGTTACCAATCAGACTGGTTTGATGAAAGATAAAAATCATGTGGTAGATTATTTAGTAAAAAACGGCATTAAGATTAAAACAATTTTTGCTCCAGAACATGGTTTCCGGGGTGATGCCGATGCGGGCGAAAAAGTAAAAAACGGAATAGACATCAAAACGGGAATTCCTATCATCTCGCTTTATGGTCCCAATAAAAAACCAAAGCCGGAGCAATTGAAAGGTTTGGATATTGTAGTATTTGATATTCAGGATGTTGGAGTTAGATTTTATACTTACATCTCTACTTTGACGTATTTGATGGAAGCCGGAGCAGAAAATAATGTTAAAATTTTAGTTTTAGACAGACCAAATCCGCATGACGGATATATTGATGGGCCGGTTTTGAAGAAAAAATGGGAAAGCTTTGTCGGTATGCACGAAGTTCCCGTAGTTTATGGCTTAACGATTGGCGAATACGGAAAAATGGTGAACGGGGAAAAATGGCTGAAAAATGGAGTACAGGCTAAATATACGGTGATCCCGATGCAGAAGTATCATAAACAAAACCGCTATGCTATTTTAGATAAGCCGTCTCCAAATTTACCCAACGATAAATCGATCAATCTGTATCCGAGTTTATGTTTCTTCGAAGGAACGCAGGTTTCCGTGGGACGAGGAACTGATATTCCGTTTCAAGTCTATGGTTCACCTTGGACAAAAGATTTACCTTATCAATTTACTCCAAAACCTAATTTTGGAGCCAAAGATCCTTTTCTGAACGGACAATTATGTTACGGTGAAAATCTCTCAAATTATTCTGAAGATTTAAGAGAACTAAATCTGGATTGGTTGATTAAAGCCTATAAACAGTACAAAAATCCTCAGCAAAGTTTCTTCCTGAAAAATCTTTTCTTTGATACCTTAGCGGGAAGTGATGAATTAAGAAAACAAATCGTTGCCGGAAAATCTGAAGCTGAAATAAAATCTTCATGGAAATCTGATGTGGA
It contains:
- a CDS encoding response regulator produces the protein MNQKKILLIDDELDILEILSYNLEKEGYDIYTATNGNEGIEKAKEIIPDLILLDVMMPEKDGIETCQELRKVKELQKSLIVFLSARSEEFSQLAGFQAGANDYIVKLIKPKILISKVNALLQLTSQVSDNAKLIEVGDLIIDKDNFRVSKSGQQFLLPKKEFDLLYLLASNTEKVFKREEILEKVWGNDVIVGERTIDVHIRRLREKLGINTIQTLKGIGYKLIV
- a CDS encoding sensor histidine kinase, with product MKFYRLSFISACLLTLVMLILVIIFDALHDRYYHNSFFISGIAVSVLIMFVINYIVLELLFNYYAKKQVRNISKILPEEIVYDNQENITLKELGERFSDFNQQKVTEMEVMKKMESYRKEYIGNVSHELKTPLFSIQGYVETLSEGGVENLNIRDKYLERIGISVERLIAIVNDLDMINRLESGEINLTVSKFDVNILVKEIFDLLDLEAEKNNTVLQLQTLHSQIFVEADKQKISQVFINLISNAIHYANRQEAKVVVKTSVLRNKVLIEVIDNGMGIKEELLPRIFERFYRVETSRSRRQGGSGLGLAIVKHILEAHNENITVESVYLEGTKFSFMLEKSK
- a CDS encoding IS1096 element passenger TnpR family protein, with the protein product MVYKIRVILDTKEDIFRDVEIKGKQTLWNLHLGIKSAFNLSGDELSTFNLLEEDGTIVKSVPLEDMSDEGDGEIMSDVYIDEAFETAGDKAQFQYGLLDLWEFFCELVEVIDETKGVNYPITVYRFGNAPLKAPSKSGGAGSKNKKSAMPLMDDDFGFEEDFAVGGNSFADEDDDNFDDDEEDDYNDDVFDDEDDSDDDRI
- a CDS encoding ABC transporter permease; the protein is MKFPLYFSRKIAFSKDNKNNLSRVIIFIGRLSVALGIIVSLITVSTGFGSKKAIKERLADFSGHITVKSTRSNSSYNTSVLDKEGLNIKKLKELEDVESVQKYSMVTGIMRNEHSFAGIIFKGVGKDFDSLRFKKFLISGKTPKITEDGYSNAITISEKIAHDLHLKVNDSIVTVFAKEDQKQIYRKFQVVGIYKTDIKMIDDQFVMGDINQVRKIQDMTPEDVGGIDIFFKNVNDIDKDSSQIDKLIGYKNYAEKATEKFPQINDWISIFDVNIALIISIMLIVVIINIIMVLLILIIERTNSIGLLKTLGATNAQIRATFINYTLIIMVPGLLYGNAIGLGLLLIQKFFGIIKLNPENYYVSTVPVDLNPIVILSISAGILLISGLALIIPSYLISKISPVKSIKYS
- a CDS encoding exo-beta-N-acetylmuramidase NamZ family protein, which gives rise to MNLDFKIKTLVLICLIFLGVFSPYYSQIQDKDCFKTGADRPELYLPLLKGKNIGIVTNQTGLMKDKNHVVDYLVKNGIKIKTIFAPEHGFRGDADAGEKVKNGIDIKTGIPIISLYGPNKKPKPEQLKGLDIVVFDIQDVGVRFYTYISTLTYLMEAGAENNVKILVLDRPNPHDGYIDGPVLKKKWESFVGMHEVPVVYGLTIGEYGKMVNGEKWLKNGVQAKYTVIPMQKYHKQNRYAILDKPSPNLPNDKSINLYPSLCFFEGTQVSVGRGTDIPFQVYGSPWTKDLPYQFTPKPNFGAKDPFLNGQLCYGENLSNYSEDLRELNLDWLIKAYKQYKNPQQSFFLKNLFFDTLAGSDELRKQIVAGKSEAEIKSSWKSDVEKFSKIRTKYVMYED